The DNA segment GGATGAACAAGACGTTAGGTATATATGTTTCTGAAAATTgagttgtttttcaattttaagatGTTAATGTTGCACGACATCTTTGCTTTTAATCTAAAGCTGCTGGTTGTTTAGAGGTATTTACAGAGAGACGGAAATAAACTGTTTGATTTTTACTATTACTTTATTCTGCGTCCAATTTAACGTGAGGCCAGAAAATTTCACTTTTACTGATGGAgattctttatttatatttgacgGTGATGTTTATATGGCTTAATTGTAGTCGTTAGTTGTTATTTGTTAaataagttattaattattaattttgaaagaTGACCACTAACTTTTCTGGTTGTGCATGGGAAGGGGGATCTGTGAGACTCTGATCTTGAACTTTACTTTTTTAGGTTATGCGGTCCAGCTGGTTCTCTCCTCACCTTCCTCTCGTCcttttttgtgaaattttttttgggGTGTACAGGATGAAGAAAGAGATATgtagaaagaaaatgaagacaAAGAGAGAAACTAATAGATACATAAATGATGCGATTTAAAACGAATAGACTGATAAGAAGAAAAGTAAGATGAAAGTGAGACTTAAAAGAAACTGAATGTATGAGTataataacctttttttttctagtaattTTTGTGTTGTGGAGTTGTGACGATGATCAATTATAGCCGAGGCATTTGTTTTGGGATGTTTAAGTACTGTTTTCTAAAACAGATTCTTTATGAAGTTTTGACAGCATAATTATTATCTAATGTAGGATGGGCGTCGGGTACTTGTCATTGAAAGAGATTTGAGTGAACAAGACCGAATTGTTGGGGAGTTGCTACAACCTGGAGGCTATCTCAAATTAATTGAGCTGGGACTTGAAGGTAGTGCAAACTCAACTATGTGCATTTTGcatatgatattttttctaGATTGTGGCTGATCGTGAGTGCTGGAAATACACATAAAACTTTTGGTCCTTTTATCTCTGGCTAGAGCAAAATGGAGAATGACCATGGATTGTCTACTAATGCAGATTGTGTGGAGAAAATTGATGCTCAACTAGTGTTTGGTTATGCTCTTTTCAAGGATGGGAAGCACACAAGACTCTCTTATCCCTTGGAAAAGTTTCACTCAGATGTTGCTGGCAGAAGCTTTCACAATGGGCGTTTTATTCAGAGGATGAGAGAGAAGGCTGCCTCCCTTTCCAAGTATTGTTTCTTCCTTCACGTCGCAGTCCCTGTTTGTCTTATAAGAAATTGACTTGCTACGTTGTTGCACCTACCTACTACACTACACAGGATTTAGATTTTGAAAAGCTCATCATTTTAccttgtttcaatttttttctcatggATGCCATTTGAATTGACTTGGCTAGATTTTTTGATCATGTTACTTTGGTTTGAAGTTATTCATGCAATCAGGTTGTACCCCTATATCTGATCATACATACAGACATATGCTATAAGTGCTCACTATTGTTAGTCAATATAAATTCAGAACATTCTAAACTTTGACCTGAAGGTACTTGTTCACATAGAGTATATATTTATttgcttaattattttttatttatcagtgTACGACTGGAGCAAGGAACAGTCACTTCCCTACTTGAAGAGAAGGGGGTTATTAAAGGTGTGCACTACAAAACGAAGGATAGTCAAGAATTATCAGCTTGTGCACCCCTTACCGTTGTTTGTGATGGCTGTTTCTCAAACTTGCGCCGATCTCTTTGTAATCCTAAGGTGATTAACTTTTCAGCTTATTAAGCTTAAATACACGATTTAGTTTCCGGAGTCAAATAAAATTGGTTTCTCTCTATATGAAGTAACAGACACCCTTACAATGAATCAGCATTTTGCTATTATTCTTGGAAGTTTCCTCTCATCTCCCGGTTAAATGTTCTTGTTAGTCATGCCTGTACAGATGAGTAGTCTAGAATTCCTGATTACTGGTATTTTATATTGCTTTGCTTACAGGTAGATGTTCCCTCTCATTTCGTTGGCTTAATTTTGGAGAGTTGTGAACTTCCTTATGCTAATCATGGCCATGTCATACTGGGAGATCCTTCGCCAGTTCTGTTCTATCGGATAAGTAGTTCAGAAATTCGTTGTCTGGTTGATGTTCCTGGTCAGAAGGTTCCATCTATTTCGAATGGTGAAATGACAAATTATTTGAAGACAGTGGTAGCTCCACAGGTATCCTATTTATGCCAAAGGTTCTACAAATTGTTTTTAAACCTTGAGACGCAATTTATTTCAATCTCAAAGAGAGCAGTACTTTATTTTTCCATCTCAGTTAATAGTGTCATAATGATAAGGGGAAAATTAATGCAGATTCCACCTGAGCTTCATGACTCATTCGTAGCTGCAGTGGACAAAGGCAACATCAGGACAATGCCAAACAGAAGCATGCCAGCAGCTCCTTATCCTACGCCCGGAGCCCTGTTGATGGGAGATGCATTCAACATGCGCCATCCTCTAACCGGGGGTGGAATGACTGTGGCATTATCTGACATAGTAGTGCTGCGAAATCTTCTGAGACCTTTGCGTGACCTGAATGATGCACCTGGCCTTTGCAAATACCTAGAATCCTTTTATACCTTACGCAAGGTAATCCAGGCAACCAGCTCTTTGTGCTATATACTTTTCCtttttgaattagaaaaatgaataaacgATCATGAAGCCACGTCGTTTTGCTTGTTACCTAAACTAAATCTTTCTATTTGTAGCCTGTGGCATCCACTATAAATACGTTGGCAGGAGCACTTTACAAGGTTTTTTGCGCATCACCTGATCCAGCAAGGAAGGAAATGCGCCAAGCTTGCTTCGATTATCTTAGTCTTGGAGGTCTATTCTCGGAAGGGCCAGTCTCTTTGCTTTCAGGATTAAACCCTCGGCCCTTGAGCCTGGTTCTCCATTTCTTTGCTGTTGCAATATATGGTGTTGGCCGTTTACTGCTACCATTTCCTTCACCTAAACGGATGTGGATTGGAGTCCGATTAATTTCTGTGAGTAGCAACAATTTTGTATTCAATTGTTTTCTAATCTAGATAATTAATCGGAAAGCCCTCATTCATCTAACGGcaaaaaacacttttatcttttgtcaGAGTGCATCTGGAATCATCTTGCCAATAATTAAGGCAGAAGGAGTCCGTCAGATGTTCTTCCCTGCAACTGTTCCAGCTTACTATAGAAATCCCCCGGCCCAATAAATGTGAGTTCCGTGAACCCATCATGAGTCATTCAAGATGAGCCACCAGTGTTTTCCATTCAGAAAATTAACGGGTTCAATTGAGATGTTTGCAAACAATCTGGCTTTAGTGTCATGTAAAGtcgattttaaattaaatgtttgaTTTGTTAATCTTCTTAAACGAGGTGTAATTCAAGGCGCAATTCAAACTGAGAACATAAAATAAACGATCCCGAGGAATATAACTGAATTCAAACTgagaacataaaataaataaacgatCCCGAGGAATATAACTGAAAACTTGATACCAATAGTTTCGTGCATGTTGCCAAAGTAGAAATATCGATCACCGTTTAGCATACAGTAACAACATATTAGTGATTTTAGGGCAACCCCTTcccagaattaaaaaaaaatagtgaaagaCAAAAATAAGATTTCAACAAGTACTAAAAAAACCTaaataagaaatatgaaagagacactaataaacatctaaaaacGGACGAACAATTATGCCCATTTCTGTATGGGGCAATATTTCAATCTTCGGAAAGCATTGGGGTCTAGGGCCCTGCCTCTTTCTACGGCTTATATAAGCCTTCTTATGTTACCCTGCGTTCGATGCTTGGCAATGACATAGCCACTCAATCAAGTCATGCTGCCAACAATTGTACTTGATTACCAGACTTCGTACAAGCATTATGCAAGTCTGTTAAAAAGCATTACATTCTATTTATTGAAGGGGGAAAAACGGAATCGAACTGCTATCGTTAGTATAATCTTACACATAAAGCTAAGATTCCATGTTTTTCAAGCCAACTCACACATACAATCCAGCTTCGATACCAAAAAGGACACCAAAAGAAACCTGCGTCATTTTTCCTTTATTACCATCAATGATGCTTTTTGCACCTACCAAATCCAATCTCTATTCAGGAATCTAGTTGCAGTAGTTTGCTAAATAGGAAAACACTTTTTAAGTTGCTACGAGGTAGTCTCTGTCTAATTGATAATTGGTCGACAAAAAACGATAGACAAATAAAGTTGGCAGTTAAAATCTAAACTCCAAAGTGAAAATGCCTAATAAAAGAACGTTACGTTCgtggtaaaaaaaatctaaactcCAAAGTGAAAATGCCTAATAAAAGAACGTTACGTTCGTGGTAAAACCTGAgcttgtaaataaaaataggatAATGAAtgggtcatcaaaatcaaaccaaGTGTTAGTGATGTGACTAACAACATTACAATGTTTGACAAGGATACTGCAAGCAACGCGTGTCTAACATAATATGTGGTAAAATAAATAGTGCATATATTGTGAGTAAATAGTTTGGCTACTTTGAAGGGCTCCAACTGTGTACAGGAAGTGAATGGCCCAACACAACCCCTAGAATCATAATTAGATACATAACCTTATATTtgatgaatttcaaaatttaaaaaagaagaatcataaTCTAATTCTCTAATCATTGCCGAAAATTTACTCACAGCACAACTATATTTTAGCTGGATGATAATTCAATGAAGTAATGAGgaactttattaattagttgAAATACCTCGCATCCTTTCCAGTCCCAGGATAGTTGGGCAGATTTAGGGGCAACTACAAATGATGGTTCTTTCTTTCCTGTTTTATGGCCTCGTATGAAGTCAACACTTCCTTGAACTTTGCCTCAGCTGCCACTGTAACAATTTCACATACAAGGATCTGTGATTGATAATATAATGGCTTGAGGCTACAAGATTGTATGAACTGATCATAAGTCAATACTTACCTATATTATCCTGGTTCTGATCAGGATGATACTCCTTGGCCTTGGTCCTAAATGCTGTCTGCAGAGAGgagagaataatttatttataaatgaaatgaGGACAGAATAACAAGGTGATGTAGACAACAGAGGGCAATTATCAATTATCAATACcaacatatttaacaaaaatatgaagagAGAACACACTACAGGAAATCAAATCAGGACTAATTCATGACAATTATGTGACTGAAGATAGAACAGAAGTGTTCAAGAATTATGGCAGGCTTATAATTTGTCTGGAGCAATAAGCACAAAGCATACGTGACACCATGGCATGATTTTATATGGTTTCAATAATTTCGAACAGAATAGTTATGAAACTAGTGTTCAAGAAAACCCACCATTAATGTTGTACTATCAATGAAGTTTCAATTACAGTAACATGTTACATATCATAGAAGCTGAAAGTAAAATAAGctgacacatttttttttatcaagacaaGTATGATGCATACAGTAACTCATGGATAAAATCTCAGCATCTGATTCTGCAAGGCATTTGTGACAAAAAGATAAGTTACCTTAATCTCAGCTTCTGAATATGGTGTTTTTCTAAACCTGAGGTCCATCAAAAGAAAGTTAAATTCAATGTCTAATCATGAATGTAAAACAAGCATGCTAACTTACCATACAAATAGTAACACACTCATGTATGGGTCTTTAAGTATTTATGAAGTTACATTCAAGCAAAAATATGGATAAACCATTGCAAGTTGTTAGAGGATTAGAAATTAATAACAGATGATGGCTTTGTTGAATTAGAAAAAGAACACACACAGTTACAGTATAAAAATACCATTCCCTTTTCCAGAACGTGGTATGGTGGTACTCCTCGAAAGATTCACAATCACACAATGATCCCCACACCCCTTCATACTCCTGCTCTAGAATACCTGGCCCCCCTCCCCAAAAGCAGCTAGTCACACAAAACTAACTCCCACCTATTCAGCTATTCGGCTAACAACTGCCTCTCCTTCACATGGAATACCCTCTTCATCTTCGAGT comes from the Glycine soja cultivar W05 chromosome 6, ASM419377v2, whole genome shotgun sequence genome and includes:
- the LOC114414794 gene encoding squalene monooxygenase-like, with the protein product MVDPYVLGWIICAVLSLVALRNFAFARKNRCHSSETDATRRAENVTTAAGECRSSSRDGDVDVIIVGAGVAGSALAHTLGKDGRRVLVIERDLSEQDRIVGELLQPGGYLKLIELGLEDCVEKIDAQLVFGYALFKDGKHTRLSYPLEKFHSDVAGRSFHNGRFIQRMREKAASLSNVRLEQGTVTSLLEEKGVIKGVHYKTKDSQELSACAPLTVVCDGCFSNLRRSLCNPKVDVPSHFVGLILESCELPYANHGHVILGDPSPVLFYRISSSEIRCLVDVPGQKVPSISNGEMTNYLKTVVAPQIPPELHDSFVAAVDKGNIRTMPNRSMPAAPYPTPGALLMGDAFNMRHPLTGGGMTVALSDIVVLRNLLRPLRDLNDAPGLCKYLESFYTLRKPVASTINTLAGALYKVFCASPDPARKEMRQACFDYLSLGGLFSEGPVSLLSGLNPRPLSLVLHFFAVAIYGVGRLLLPFPSPKRMWIGVRLISSASGIILPIIKAEGVRQMFFPATVPAYYRNPPAQ